One genomic region from Candidatus Binataceae bacterium encodes:
- the uvrA gene encoding excinuclease ABC subunit UvrA, which produces MADRIVIKGARQHNLKNLDLEIPRDRLVVITGLSGSGKSSLAFDTIYAEGQRRYVESLSAYARQFLEQMEKPDVDSIEGLSPAISIEQKTTSRNPRSTVGTITEIYDYLRLLFARVGQAFCYNCGREITTQSVQQIVDQIMAWPEGTRLFVLAPIVRGRKGEYRKELRDLRRAGFVRVKIDGELRDLAEDYELNKNQRHTIEVVVDRLAIHKGIEKRLADSLEVAFRYGQDLLKIERAERADTAIYFSQRFACVECGISYPEIAPRMFSFNSPHGACPGCSGLGSTMYFDPELVVPDPELSLADGAIAPWSSHSSMQPLLEALAAHYRFTLAQPWKSLPAKVRKVLLEGSGAEELELGQRHSYRRPFEGVLAWLDQRYKETTSPSVREALEGYMSLRRCPQCNGARLKRESLFVKVGGKSISEVAALAVKQAAEFFAQLKLNRQQAEIARLILKEINERLSFLINVGLDYLTLDRAAASLSGGEGQRIRLATQIGSSLVGVLYILDEPSIGLHQRDNQRLLATLKRLRDLGNTVVVVEHDRDTMLAADYLIDMGPGAGAHGGEVVAQGTPAEVMRAPASLTGRYLTGEREIATPARRRPLGPRYLILRGARENNLRNLTVTFPLGVITCVTGLSGSGKSTLVLDTLYRALAQKLHHSHERAGSYQSLEGVEHLDRVVHVDQSPIGRTPRSNPATYTGLFAHIRDLFAQLPEARMRGYGSGRFSFNVKGGRCEACQGDGIITIEMHFLPDVYVTCEVCGGKRYNRDTLEIQYKGRNIAQVLDMTVADAIDFLGSVPPIRQKLETLRDVGLDYIHLGQSATTLSGGEAQRIKLTKELARRATGRTLYILDEPTTGLHFEDVRRLLDVLGRLADNGNTIIIIEHNLDVIKTADYVIDLGPEGGDRGGEIVFAGSPEALAADRASYTAEFLRQALTQRAAA; this is translated from the coding sequence ATGGCCGATCGAATCGTTATCAAGGGCGCCCGCCAGCACAATCTCAAGAACCTGGATCTGGAAATTCCGCGCGACCGGCTGGTGGTGATTACCGGGCTGTCGGGCTCGGGCAAGTCCTCGCTGGCCTTCGACACTATTTACGCCGAAGGGCAGCGCCGCTACGTGGAATCGCTCTCCGCCTACGCACGCCAGTTTTTGGAGCAGATGGAAAAGCCCGACGTCGATTCGATCGAAGGGCTGTCGCCGGCCATCTCGATCGAACAGAAGACCACCTCACGCAATCCGCGCTCGACCGTCGGCACGATAACCGAGATTTACGACTATTTGCGCCTGCTGTTCGCGCGCGTGGGGCAAGCCTTTTGCTACAATTGCGGGCGCGAAATCACTACTCAGAGCGTGCAGCAGATAGTGGACCAGATCATGGCCTGGCCGGAGGGGACCCGCCTGTTCGTGCTGGCCCCGATCGTGCGTGGGCGCAAGGGCGAGTATCGCAAAGAGTTGCGCGACTTGCGCCGCGCCGGCTTCGTGCGCGTCAAGATTGACGGCGAACTGCGCGATCTGGCCGAAGATTACGAACTCAACAAAAATCAGCGCCATACCATCGAGGTAGTGGTCGATCGGCTGGCTATCCACAAGGGGATCGAAAAGCGACTGGCCGATTCGCTGGAGGTGGCCTTCCGCTACGGCCAGGACCTGCTCAAGATCGAACGAGCCGAGCGAGCCGACACGGCGATATACTTCAGCCAACGCTTTGCCTGCGTGGAATGCGGGATCTCATATCCTGAGATTGCGCCGCGCATGTTCTCTTTCAACAGCCCGCACGGGGCCTGTCCGGGCTGCTCGGGGCTGGGCTCGACGATGTATTTCGATCCCGAACTGGTGGTACCCGATCCCGAGCTGAGCCTGGCCGACGGCGCAATCGCGCCCTGGAGTTCGCACAGTTCGATGCAGCCGCTGTTGGAGGCGCTGGCGGCCCATTACCGCTTCACGCTGGCGCAGCCCTGGAAGAGCTTGCCCGCCAAGGTGCGCAAGGTGTTGTTGGAAGGGTCGGGCGCAGAGGAGCTCGAACTAGGCCAGCGCCACAGTTACCGGCGTCCGTTCGAGGGGGTGCTGGCCTGGTTGGACCAACGTTACAAGGAAACCACTTCCCCCAGCGTGCGCGAGGCCTTGGAGGGTTACATGAGCTTGCGCCGATGCCCTCAATGCAACGGGGCGCGGCTCAAGCGCGAGAGCCTGTTTGTCAAGGTCGGAGGCAAGTCGATAAGCGAAGTGGCGGCGCTGGCGGTCAAGCAGGCGGCGGAATTTTTTGCTCAGCTCAAGCTCAATCGCCAGCAAGCGGAAATCGCCCGCTTGATTTTGAAGGAAATAAACGAGCGACTGAGCTTCCTCATCAACGTAGGGCTGGATTATCTGACCCTGGATCGCGCCGCCGCCTCGCTATCGGGCGGCGAAGGCCAGCGTATCCGCTTGGCCACCCAGATCGGATCCAGCCTGGTGGGCGTGCTGTACATATTGGACGAACCCTCGATCGGACTGCATCAGCGCGACAATCAGCGCCTACTGGCGACTCTCAAGCGATTGCGCGATTTGGGCAATACGGTGGTGGTGGTGGAACACGATCGCGACACCATGCTGGCGGCCGATTATTTAATCGATATGGGGCCCGGCGCCGGCGCTCATGGCGGAGAGGTGGTGGCGCAGGGCACGCCGGCGGAGGTGATGCGCGCGCCGGCCTCGCTGACTGGGCGCTATTTGACTGGCGAGCGCGAAATCGCAACTCCCGCGCGCCGGCGGCCGTTGGGGCCGCGCTATTTGATTTTGCGCGGCGCGCGGGAGAATAACCTGCGCAATTTAACCGTGACTTTTCCGCTGGGGGTTATCACTTGCGTGACCGGGCTATCGGGCTCGGGTAAATCTACCTTAGTGTTGGATACTCTCTATCGCGCGCTGGCGCAAAAGCTCCATCACAGTCACGAGCGCGCGGGCAGCTACCAAAGTTTGGAGGGAGTCGAGCATCTGGACCGGGTGGTGCACGTGGATCAGAGCCCGATTGGGCGCACCCCGCGCTCCAACCCAGCCACTTACACTGGGCTGTTTGCCCATATCCGCGATCTGTTTGCTCAATTGCCCGAGGCGCGGATGCGGGGGTACGGGTCGGGACGCTTTTCTTTCAACGTCAAGGGCGGGCGTTGCGAGGCTTGCCAAGGTGACGGCATCATAACCATAGAGATGCATTTTTTGCCCGATGTATATGTCACTTGTGAGGTGTGCGGGGGTAAGCGCTACAATCGGGACACGCTGGAGATTCAATACAAAGGACGCAATATCGCCCAAGTGCTAGATATGACAGTGGCGGATGCGATCGATTTTCTGGGCAGTGTGCCGCCAATTCGACAGAAGTTGGAAACCCTACGTGACGTAGGTCTGGACTACATCCATCTGGGCCAGTCGGCGACCACCCTTTCGGGCGGCGAAGCGCAGCGTATCAAGTTGACCAAGGAGTTGGCGCGGCGCGCCACCGGGCGCACGTTATACATACTGGACGAACCAACTACCGGCTTGCATTTCGAGGATGTGCGCCGGCTATTGGATGTACTCGGTCGGCTGGCTGACAACGGCAACACGATCATTATCATTGAGCACAACCTGGACGTGATTAAGACCGCCGACTATGTAATCGACCTGGGGCCCGAGGGCGGGGACCGAGGAGGGGAAATCGTTTTTGCCGGCAGTCCCGAGGCGCTTGCAGCCGACCGAGCTTCCTACACCGCTGAGTTCCTGCGCCAAGCGTTGACCCAACGGGCCGCGGCCTGA
- the pdxA gene encoding 4-hydroxythreonine-4-phosphate dehydrogenase PdxA encodes KPTIEGAAAAYAYIRAAAAMAVAGEAAALVTAPISKEWLNRAGYHFPGHTELLAEIAGVRRFRMMFTSGHLCLALATVHIGLAEVPARLNPELVFDTIDLLAEHLRTHYGMSCPKVAVLGLNPHAGEGGLFGREEIDAIQPAIARARALGIDALGPLPPDTAFVRQAGRFRFDGAVAMYHDQGLIPIKMLDFDHAVNVTLGLPWVRTSPDHGTGYDIAGQGRARADSMLAAIRFAAQAAARRERAVA; translated from the coding sequence AAACCCACGATCGAAGGAGCGGCGGCCGCCTACGCTTATATTCGCGCCGCCGCGGCGATGGCGGTAGCGGGCGAGGCGGCGGCGCTGGTGACCGCTCCAATCAGCAAGGAATGGCTCAATCGCGCCGGCTATCATTTTCCCGGCCATACCGAACTGCTGGCCGAAATAGCAGGCGTGCGGCGCTTCCGCATGATGTTCACCAGCGGCCACTTGTGCTTGGCATTGGCCACCGTTCATATCGGCTTGGCCGAGGTCCCGGCGCGGCTTAATCCCGAGCTGGTTTTTGATACGATCGATTTGCTGGCGGAGCACTTGCGGACCCACTATGGCATGTCTTGTCCAAAAGTTGCGGTGCTGGGGCTCAACCCGCACGCCGGCGAGGGCGGGCTCTTTGGTCGCGAAGAAATTGACGCCATTCAGCCCGCCATCGCACGTGCTCGAGCGCTCGGGATCGACGCCCTGGGACCGTTGCCGCCCGATACCGCCTTCGTGCGCCAGGCCGGCCGCTTCCGCTTTGACGGCGCGGTAGCGATGTATCATGACCAGGGGTTGATTCCGATCAAGATGCTGGATTTCGATCACGCGGTTAATGTCACCCTGGGCTTACCCTGGGTGCGCACTTCACCCGATCACGGCACCGGCTACGACATCGCCGGACAGGGACGGGCGCGCGCCGACAGTATGCTGGCCGCCATTCGCTTCGCCGCGCAGGCCGCCGCCCGCCGCGAACGCGCGGTGGCGTGA